The DNA sequence CCAGTGCCCGTAGCATTCGTGGTATTCAGCTCACGCCCGAGCAGGCCGACGCGCTGGCCCAGCGCATGGCCCAGTAGAACGGTAATTTCCCTCCTTTTTTGGAGGAGGGGTGCCCGAAGGACGGGGTGGTCAATCGTTGAACGACTTCTAGCAGTAGCTTCAGCCATCGTTCTGCCGTTTCAACCACCCCTAGCCCCTCCTTATCTGAGGAGGGGAACTAGTTTTCTAGCTTACCTAGCTTTTTTAGCTTCAGCTTTCCGCCAATGGCCTCTTCTTCCCTGTTTTTCTTCCTGTCGTTTGTGGCCTTGTTTGCGGCCCTGGGCGTAGTGCTGGCCAAAAACCCGGTGCACAGCGTGCTGTTCCTGATTCTGACGTTCTTCTCGCTTTCGGGGCACTACCTGATTTTGAACGCCCAGTTTCTGGCCGCCGTCAACATTATCGTGTATGCCGGGGCCATCATGGTGCTGTTCCTGTTCGTGATGATGTTCCTGAACCTGAACGCCGACACGGAACCCCATAAATCAGCGCTGTCGAAAGTAGCGGCGGCGGTGGCCGGCGGACTGCTGCTGGTGGTAATCGTGGCCGGGCTGCGCGACGTGCAAACCGGCACGACCTTTACCGCTGCCACGTTCAACTCCCAGATTGGCATGGTCAGCCAGCTGGGCATGGTATTGTACACCAAATACCTGCTGCCCTTCGAGCTGGCCTCGGTGCTGTTTCTGGTGGCCATGGTGGGCGCGGTCATGCTGGCCAAGCGCGAAGTTGGAGAGCGGAACTTCTAGGTTCCGGCAGCTTCTTATAGTACCAAAAGCGGCGTCTGAAGCATCAGGCGCCGCTTTTCTATGATTACTCTATCCCTATTCGATTCTCAATCCTGACAATGGAATACACTGCTAAGTGTCGAAAGCATTTTGAAAGTTTCTTTGGACCTAAGAGCGCCATGAGACACTTAGAAGCTGGTCCACGGGAGAAGCTGCACCCGGCTTTCTTTGTTCTAGAGTTTCCTCCAGAACAGGTGTACGACTTCTGGATTTACTGCACGGTTGGAATGTCCTTAGACCGGGGAGATGATAATCTGATTGAGCTTTTTGTTTACTCTCCCCACCAAGATGACTCCTTGGTCGAGTTGATGACGGTTTGTGCTTATTACCACAGGAACGTGCTACCCTTGAATCTGCATCACACGGTAAACATCGGTCAGCCATGGCTCGACGATTCACAGTGCGACCATGCTTTCATATCCTTACCTTACTTCGATAGCGAAGATCTAGAGCTGTTACAGCACAACGACGTAACGACTCATTGCTACTGGCTTATTCCGATTACCGAGTCGGAAAGGGACTTCAAAGTCGAGAAAGGATATGAAGCATTAGAAGGCTTATTTGAGGACGCTAAATTCGATTACCTAAACCCGGCCCGCACCTCTTTAGTCTGACAAAAAAGCGGCTCCTGATTCTTCAGGAGCCGCTTCTCGTTTTACTCGGCTTGCGTGTTAAAAGTCGTTTCGGGGGCCGAGCGCCGCATCCAGGGCGGGCCGCAGCTGGCGCGCATTTTCTGGCGGAATTTCTCCTGCTCCTCCGGGGTCATGCCGGCCATGCGGGACTCCATTTTCTGCTTCCAGTCGTTTTTGTGCTGCTGCCACTTGCGGCTGAAACCGGGCCGGCCGCCACCGCCCTTAAAGCCGGTGAGCAGGCGGGTGAGCAGCAGCAAGCCCAGGGTTTGCCAGAAGCTGATGACGGGGCCGTGGAACAGCTCGGGTACCAGCCAGTTCCACAGGCTCATCGTAGCGTAGCCCATAGCGGCCACGAACAGGATGCCGAGGAGAATGAATTTGAGGACGCGCAGCGGCCAGGGTTTCGGATTCATGAGCTTAATGTGCTAATGTGGGAAGGTGCTAAGGTGCTAAGGTGGT is a window from the Hymenobacter aquaticus genome containing:
- a CDS encoding suppressor of fused domain protein — encoded protein: MEYTAKCRKHFESFFGPKSAMRHLEAGPREKLHPAFFVLEFPPEQVYDFWIYCTVGMSLDRGDDNLIELFVYSPHQDDSLVELMTVCAYYHRNVLPLNLHHTVNIGQPWLDDSQCDHAFISLPYFDSEDLELLQHNDVTTHCYWLIPITESERDFKVEKGYEALEGLFEDAKFDYLNPARTSLV
- a CDS encoding NADH-quinone oxidoreductase subunit J family protein — protein: MASSSLFFFLSFVALFAALGVVLAKNPVHSVLFLILTFFSLSGHYLILNAQFLAAVNIIVYAGAIMVLFLFVMMFLNLNADTEPHKSALSKVAAAVAGGLLLVVIVAGLRDVQTGTTFTAATFNSQIGMVSQLGMVLYTKYLLPFELASVLFLVAMVGAVMLAKREVGERNF